In the Carassius auratus strain Wakin chromosome 50, ASM336829v1, whole genome shotgun sequence genome, one interval contains:
- the lmod2a gene encoding leiomodin-2a yields the protein MSNFGYHKQLGKYEDIDEDELLASLTNEEIQELEKVMAEIEPDTNIPTGLRQEDQTAKQPTGTFCREALLKYWEDETHRMLEDSMDECQTDKSEEECGSEEPEDNEEEREQENWGLKTGGDGEKEARSSNRNFVDLSRLDCKRHGNSGQKHKAIYKGALHHHVTPERPSGNPTDIVKTLENILRNDTSMNEVNLNNIENISQDVLVSFADALISNTYVEVFSLANTHADDQVAFALAKMLKKNCSITNLNVESNFISGKGILALTGALQYNTTLVELRFHNQRHICGGQVEMEMVKLLRDNTTLLKLGYHFDLPGPRMSATGILTRNQDRQRQMRLQQRKEQDNLERREEQSKTRDTVDSTQSLQIQISTDKDPTQGKQHSVSTHLPKHPHSQPKVVNNVPSREIAEMVKKQEETAMDSVVRNQTNANKGLKLTEDNHGKSIFQNEKTVVWRRKDERKSPEGTQGSTRDDLLAAIRRSSIGTLRRVTNNHRS from the exons ATGAGCAACTTTGGGTACCACAAACAGCTTGGCAAGTATGAGGACATCGATGAAGATGAACTTCTGGCCTCCCTGACAAATGAAGAAATCCAGGAGCTGGAGAAGGTTATGGCTGAAATAGAACCTGATACGAACATACCCACTGGGTTAAGGCAAGAGGACCAGACGGCCAAGCAGCCAACAGGCACTTTTTGCCGAGAGGCTCTGCTGAAGTACTGGGAGGACGAGACTCACAGAATGCTCGAG GACAGCATGGATGAGTGCCAGACAGATAAGAGCGAAGAGGAATGTGGCAGTGAAGAGCCTGAGGATAATGAagaggagagagagcaagaaaatTGGGGGCTCAAAACAGGGGGAGATGGGGAGAAAGAAGCTAGGTCAAGCAACAGGAATTTTGTGGACTTGTCCAGATTAGATTGCAAGAGGCATGGTAATAGTGGTCAAAAACATAAAGCCATCTATAAAGGTGCCCTTCATCATCACGTTACCCCAGAGAGGCCAAGTGGTAACCCCACTGATATTGTTAAGACCTTGGAAAACATTTTGAGGAACGACACCTCCATGAATGAAGTCAACCTCAACAACATTGAGAACATATCCCAAGATGTTTTGGTGAGCTTTGCTGATGCATTAATCTCCAACACTTACGTTGAGGTTTTCAGCCTTGCCAACACCCATGCGGACGACCAAGTAGCTTTTGCCTTGGCCAAAATGCTAAAGAAGAACTGCAGCATCACCAACCTTAATGTTGAGTCCAACTTTATTTCAGGCAAAGGTATCTTAGCTTTGACTGGTGCACTTCAGTACAACACAACACTGGTGGAGCTCCGATTCCACAACCAGCGGCACATCTGTGGAGGCCAAGTGGAGATGGAAATGGTCAAATTGCTAAGAGACAACACCACCCTGTTGAAACTGGGATACCACTTTGACTTACCTGGTCCAAGGATGAGCGCAACTGGGATTTTAACCCGCAACCAGGACCGCCAGAGGCAAATGCGACTGCAACAAAGGAAAGAACAAGACAATCTAGAAAGACGTGAGGAACAATCCAAGACACGGGATACTGTGGACAGTACACAGTCTCTTCAGATCCAGATTTCAACAGACAAAGATCCTACACAAGGGAAGCAACACTCGGTCTCTACTCATTTACCAAAACATCCTCACAGTCAACCAAAAGTTGTGAATAATGTGCCATCTAGAGAAATCGCTGAAATGGTCAAGAAACAAGAAGAAACAGCCATGGATAGCGTTGTTCGAAACCAGACTAATGCAAATAAAGGACTCAAACTCACAGAGGACAACCATGGCAAGAgcatttttcaaaatgaaaaaacagTAGTTTGGAGAAGAAAAGATGAAAGAAAGAGTCCGGAAGGCACCCAGGGGTCAACCCGTGATGATCTGTTGGCAGCTATTCGTAGAAGCAGCATTGGTACACTACGAAGG GTCACCAATAATCATCGTTCCTGA